The Pseudomonadota bacterium sequence TTCGACGAACCATGTGTCGCAACATCAAGACCCTATTCAACTTCGAGCCACCGGCTACGGACGAGGAAATCGGCGCGGCTGCGTTGCAGTTCGTGCGCAAGCTCAGTGGCTTCACCAAGCCGTCACAGACCAACCAAGAGCCCTTTCAGCAGGCCGTGGACGAAGTGAGCGTTGCAGCGAGAAAGCTGATCGACTCGCTGGTCACCTCGGCACCCGCCAAAGACCGCCAACAAGAGGCAGAGCGCGCACGGATG is a genomic window containing:
- a CDS encoding DUF2277 domain-containing protein; amino-acid sequence: MCRNIKTLFNFEPPATDEEIGAAALQFVRKLSGFTKPSQTNQEPFQQAVDEVSVAARKLIDSLVTSAPAKDRQQEAERARMRAQKRFARPQATGD